The following proteins are co-located in the Spea bombifrons isolate aSpeBom1 chromosome 3, aSpeBom1.2.pri, whole genome shotgun sequence genome:
- the SYNCRIP gene encoding heterogeneous nuclear ribonucleoprotein Q isoform X1: MAAEHVNGNGTEESMDTYAAVVPSEHLQTLLDAGLPQKVAEKLDEIYISGLVAHSDLDERAIEALKEFNEEGALAVLQQFKDSDLSHVQNKSAFLCGVMKTYRQREKQGTKVADSSKGPDESKIKALLERTGYTLDVTTGQRKYGGPPPDSVHSGQQPSVGTEIFVGKIPRDLFEDELVPLFEKAGTIWDLRLMMDPLTGLNRGYAFVTFCTKEAAQEAVKLYNNHEIRSGKHIGVCISVANNRLFVGSIPKSKTKEQIVEEFSKVTEGLTDVILYHQPDDKKKNRGFCFLEYEDHKTAAQARRRLMSGKVKVWGNVVTVEWADPIEDPDPEVMAKVKVLFVRNLANTVTEEILEKAFGHFGKLERVKKLKDYAFIHFDERVGAVKAMEEMNGKELEGENIEIVFAKPPDQKRKERKAQRQAAKNQMYDDYYYYGGPHMPPPSRGRGRGGRGGYGYPSDYYGYEDYYDYYGYDYHNYRGGYDDPFYGYEDFQVGARGRGGRGARGAAPSRGRGAAPPRGRAGYSQRGGPGSARGARGARGGAQQQRGRGVRGARGGRGGNVGGKRKADGYNQPDSKRRQTNNQNWGSQPIAQQPLQGGDHSGNYGYKYENQEFYQDYFGQQWK, translated from the exons ATGGCCGCTGAACATGTAAATGGGAATGGCACGGAAGAGTCCATGGATACTTATGCTGCAGTAGTCCCATCTGAGCATTTGCAGACTTTGCTCGATGCTGGTTTACCACAGAAAGTTGCTGAAAAACTAGATGAAATTTACATTTCAG gTTTAGTTGCACACAGTGATTTAGATGAAAGAGCTATTGAAGCTTTAAAAGAATTCAATGAAGAAGGTGCTTTAGCGGTGCTTCAGCAGTTCAAGGACAGCGATCTCTCGCATGTACag AACAAAAGTGCCTTTTTATGTGGAGTTATGAAGACctacagacagagagagaaacaAGGGACCAAGGTAGCAGATTCTAGTAAAGGACCAGATGAGTCTAAAATAAAG GCACTCCTGGAAAGAACAGGCTATACTTTGGATGTGACAACCGGTCAAAGAAAATATGGTGGACCTCCACCAGACTCTGTACATTCTGGTCAACAGCCTTCCGTTGGCACAGAG atattTGTTGGTAAGATCCCAAGAGATCTATTTGAAGATGAACTTGTTCCACTTTTTGAGAAAGCAGGAACAATTTGGGATCTGCGTTTAATGATGGATCCTTTGACTGGTTTAAATAGGGGATATGCGTTTGTTACTTTCTGTACAAAAGAAGCTGCACAGGAGGCTGTTAAACTG tACAATAACCATGAGATCCGGTCAGGGAAGCATATTGGTGTGTGCATTTCTGTTGCCAATAATAGGCTATTTGTTGGTTCGATtccaaaaagtaaaacaaaggaGCAAATTGTTGAAGAATTTAGTAAAGTTACTg AGGGACTtactgatgtcatattgtaccATCAACCAGATGATAAGAAAAAGAATAGAGGATTTTGCTTTCTTGAATACGAAGATCATAAAACTGCAGCTCAAGCTAGGCGTAGATTGATGAGTGGCAAAGTAAAAGTATGGGGCAATGTGGTGACCGTGGAATGGGCTGACCCGATTGAAGACCCAGATCCTGAGGTCATGGCAAAG gtTAAGGTTTTGTTTGTCCGTAACCTTGCAAATACCGTTACTGAGGAAATCCTTGAAAAGGCGTTTGGCCACTTTGGTAAACTGGAGCGAGTCAAGAAGCTAAAAGATTATGCTTTTATTCACTTTGATGAGCGAGTTGGTGCTGTAAAG gCAATGGAAGAAATGAATGGAAAAGAATTAGAAGGAGAGAACATTGAAATCGTTTTTGCAAAGCCACCagatcaaaaaagaaaagaacgcAAAGCACAGAGACAAGCTGCTAAAAATCAAAT GTACgatgactattattattacggtGGTCCTCACATGCCGCCTCCTTCAAGAGGACGTGGCagagggggcagaggtggttaTGGATATCCATCTGACTATTATGGCTATGAAGATTATTATGATTACTATGGCTATGATTACCATAATTATCGTGGTGGATATGACGATCCGTTCTATGGTTATGAAGACTTTCAAGTCGGAGCTAGAGGCAGGGGTGGTAGAGGAGCAAGGGGTGCTGCTCCATCCAGAGGACGCGGGGCTGCTCCTCCCCGTGGTAGAGCCGGTTATTCACAGAGAGGAGGCCCAGGATCAGCAAGAGGAGCCCGAGGTGCGAGAGGAGGTGCCCAGCAACAAAGAGGCCGCGGGGTACGTGGTGCGAGGGGTGGCCGCGGTGGAAATGTAGGAGGAAAGCGCAAAGCTGATGGGTACAACCAGCCAGATTCCAAGCGGCGCCAGACCAATAATCAGAACTGGGGCTCCCAACCCATTGCTCAGCAACCGCTCCAAGGTGGTGATCATTCTGGTAACTATGGTTACAAATATGAAAACCAGGAGTTTTATCAGGATTATTTTGGGCAACAGTGGAAGTAG
- the SYNCRIP gene encoding heterogeneous nuclear ribonucleoprotein Q isoform X3 codes for MAAEHVNGNGTEESMDTYAAVVPSEHLQTLLDAGLPQKVAEKLDEIYISGLVAHSDLDERAIEALKEFNEEGALAVLQQFKDSDLSHVQNKSAFLCGVMKTYRQREKQGTKVADSSKGPDESKIKALLERTGYTLDVTTGQRKYGGPPPDSVHSGQQPSVGTEIFVGKIPRDLFEDELVPLFEKAGTIWDLRLMMDPLTGLNRGYAFVTFCTKEAAQEAVKLYNNHEIRSGKHIGVCISVANNRLFVGSIPKSKTKEQIVEEFSKVTEGLTDVILYHQPDDKKKNRGFCFLEYEDHKTAAQARRRLMSGKVKVWGNVVTVEWADPIEDPDPEVMAKVKVLFVRNLANTVTEEILEKAFGHFGKLERVKKLKDYAFIHFDERVGAVKAMEEMNGKELEGENIEIVFAKPPDQKRKERKAQRQAAKNQMYDDYYYYGGPHMPPPSRGRGRGGRGGYGYPSDYYGYEDYYDYYGYDYHNYRGGYDDPFYGYEDFQVGARGRGGRGARGAAPSRGRGAAPPRGRAGYSQRGGPGSARGARGARGGAQQQRGRGGKGVEAGPDL; via the exons ATGGCCGCTGAACATGTAAATGGGAATGGCACGGAAGAGTCCATGGATACTTATGCTGCAGTAGTCCCATCTGAGCATTTGCAGACTTTGCTCGATGCTGGTTTACCACAGAAAGTTGCTGAAAAACTAGATGAAATTTACATTTCAG gTTTAGTTGCACACAGTGATTTAGATGAAAGAGCTATTGAAGCTTTAAAAGAATTCAATGAAGAAGGTGCTTTAGCGGTGCTTCAGCAGTTCAAGGACAGCGATCTCTCGCATGTACag AACAAAAGTGCCTTTTTATGTGGAGTTATGAAGACctacagacagagagagaaacaAGGGACCAAGGTAGCAGATTCTAGTAAAGGACCAGATGAGTCTAAAATAAAG GCACTCCTGGAAAGAACAGGCTATACTTTGGATGTGACAACCGGTCAAAGAAAATATGGTGGACCTCCACCAGACTCTGTACATTCTGGTCAACAGCCTTCCGTTGGCACAGAG atattTGTTGGTAAGATCCCAAGAGATCTATTTGAAGATGAACTTGTTCCACTTTTTGAGAAAGCAGGAACAATTTGGGATCTGCGTTTAATGATGGATCCTTTGACTGGTTTAAATAGGGGATATGCGTTTGTTACTTTCTGTACAAAAGAAGCTGCACAGGAGGCTGTTAAACTG tACAATAACCATGAGATCCGGTCAGGGAAGCATATTGGTGTGTGCATTTCTGTTGCCAATAATAGGCTATTTGTTGGTTCGATtccaaaaagtaaaacaaaggaGCAAATTGTTGAAGAATTTAGTAAAGTTACTg AGGGACTtactgatgtcatattgtaccATCAACCAGATGATAAGAAAAAGAATAGAGGATTTTGCTTTCTTGAATACGAAGATCATAAAACTGCAGCTCAAGCTAGGCGTAGATTGATGAGTGGCAAAGTAAAAGTATGGGGCAATGTGGTGACCGTGGAATGGGCTGACCCGATTGAAGACCCAGATCCTGAGGTCATGGCAAAG gtTAAGGTTTTGTTTGTCCGTAACCTTGCAAATACCGTTACTGAGGAAATCCTTGAAAAGGCGTTTGGCCACTTTGGTAAACTGGAGCGAGTCAAGAAGCTAAAAGATTATGCTTTTATTCACTTTGATGAGCGAGTTGGTGCTGTAAAG gCAATGGAAGAAATGAATGGAAAAGAATTAGAAGGAGAGAACATTGAAATCGTTTTTGCAAAGCCACCagatcaaaaaagaaaagaacgcAAAGCACAGAGACAAGCTGCTAAAAATCAAAT GTACgatgactattattattacggtGGTCCTCACATGCCGCCTCCTTCAAGAGGACGTGGCagagggggcagaggtggttaTGGATATCCATCTGACTATTATGGCTATGAAGATTATTATGATTACTATGGCTATGATTACCATAATTATCGTGGTGGATATGACGATCCGTTCTATGGTTATGAAGACTTTCAAGTCGGAGCTAGAGGCAGGGGTGGTAGAGGAGCAAGGGGTGCTGCTCCATCCAGAGGACGCGGGGCTGCTCCTCCCCGTGGTAGAGCCGGTTATTCACAGAGAGGAGGCCCAGGATCAGCAAGAGGAGCCCGAGGTGCGAGAGGAGGTGCCCAGCAACAAAGAGGCCGCGGG GGAAAAGGGGTCGAGGCCGGTCCTGACCTGTAA
- the SYNCRIP gene encoding heterogeneous nuclear ribonucleoprotein Q isoform X2, with product MAAEHVNGNGTEESMDTYAAVVPSEHLQTLLDAGLPQKVAEKLDEIYISGLVAHSDLDERAIEALKEFNEEGALAVLQQFKDSDLSHVQNKSAFLCGVMKTYRQREKQGTKVADSSKGPDESKIKALLERTGYTLDVTTGQRKYGGPPPDSVHSGQQPSVGTEIFVGKIPRDLFEDELVPLFEKAGTIWDLRLMMDPLTGLNRGYAFVTFCTKEAAQEAVKLYNNHEIRSGKHIGVCISVANNRLFVGSIPKSKTKEQIVEEFSKVTEGLTDVILYHQPDDKKKNRGFCFLEYEDHKTAAQARRRLMSGKVKVWGNVVTVEWADPIEDPDPEVMAKVKVLFVRNLANTVTEEILEKAFGHFGKLERVKKLKDYAFIHFDERVGAVKAMEEMNGKELEGENIEIVFAKPPDQKRKERKAQRQAAKNQMYDDYYYYGGPHMPPPSRGRGRGGRGGYGYPSDYYGYEDYYDYYGYDYHNYRGGYDDPFYGYEDFQVGARGRGGRGARGAAPSRGRGAAPPRGRAGYSQRGGPGSARGARGARGGAQQQRGRGQGKGVEAGPDL from the exons ATGGCCGCTGAACATGTAAATGGGAATGGCACGGAAGAGTCCATGGATACTTATGCTGCAGTAGTCCCATCTGAGCATTTGCAGACTTTGCTCGATGCTGGTTTACCACAGAAAGTTGCTGAAAAACTAGATGAAATTTACATTTCAG gTTTAGTTGCACACAGTGATTTAGATGAAAGAGCTATTGAAGCTTTAAAAGAATTCAATGAAGAAGGTGCTTTAGCGGTGCTTCAGCAGTTCAAGGACAGCGATCTCTCGCATGTACag AACAAAAGTGCCTTTTTATGTGGAGTTATGAAGACctacagacagagagagaaacaAGGGACCAAGGTAGCAGATTCTAGTAAAGGACCAGATGAGTCTAAAATAAAG GCACTCCTGGAAAGAACAGGCTATACTTTGGATGTGACAACCGGTCAAAGAAAATATGGTGGACCTCCACCAGACTCTGTACATTCTGGTCAACAGCCTTCCGTTGGCACAGAG atattTGTTGGTAAGATCCCAAGAGATCTATTTGAAGATGAACTTGTTCCACTTTTTGAGAAAGCAGGAACAATTTGGGATCTGCGTTTAATGATGGATCCTTTGACTGGTTTAAATAGGGGATATGCGTTTGTTACTTTCTGTACAAAAGAAGCTGCACAGGAGGCTGTTAAACTG tACAATAACCATGAGATCCGGTCAGGGAAGCATATTGGTGTGTGCATTTCTGTTGCCAATAATAGGCTATTTGTTGGTTCGATtccaaaaagtaaaacaaaggaGCAAATTGTTGAAGAATTTAGTAAAGTTACTg AGGGACTtactgatgtcatattgtaccATCAACCAGATGATAAGAAAAAGAATAGAGGATTTTGCTTTCTTGAATACGAAGATCATAAAACTGCAGCTCAAGCTAGGCGTAGATTGATGAGTGGCAAAGTAAAAGTATGGGGCAATGTGGTGACCGTGGAATGGGCTGACCCGATTGAAGACCCAGATCCTGAGGTCATGGCAAAG gtTAAGGTTTTGTTTGTCCGTAACCTTGCAAATACCGTTACTGAGGAAATCCTTGAAAAGGCGTTTGGCCACTTTGGTAAACTGGAGCGAGTCAAGAAGCTAAAAGATTATGCTTTTATTCACTTTGATGAGCGAGTTGGTGCTGTAAAG gCAATGGAAGAAATGAATGGAAAAGAATTAGAAGGAGAGAACATTGAAATCGTTTTTGCAAAGCCACCagatcaaaaaagaaaagaacgcAAAGCACAGAGACAAGCTGCTAAAAATCAAAT GTACgatgactattattattacggtGGTCCTCACATGCCGCCTCCTTCAAGAGGACGTGGCagagggggcagaggtggttaTGGATATCCATCTGACTATTATGGCTATGAAGATTATTATGATTACTATGGCTATGATTACCATAATTATCGTGGTGGATATGACGATCCGTTCTATGGTTATGAAGACTTTCAAGTCGGAGCTAGAGGCAGGGGTGGTAGAGGAGCAAGGGGTGCTGCTCCATCCAGAGGACGCGGGGCTGCTCCTCCCCGTGGTAGAGCCGGTTATTCACAGAGAGGAGGCCCAGGATCAGCAAGAGGAGCCCGAGGTGCGAGAGGAGGTGCCCAGCAACAAAGAGGCCGCGGG CAGGGAAAAGGGGTCGAGGCCGGTCCTGACCTGTAA
- the SYNCRIP gene encoding heterogeneous nuclear ribonucleoprotein Q isoform X4, whose translation MKTYRQREKQGTKVADSSKGPDESKIKALLERTGYTLDVTTGQRKYGGPPPDSVHSGQQPSVGTEIFVGKIPRDLFEDELVPLFEKAGTIWDLRLMMDPLTGLNRGYAFVTFCTKEAAQEAVKLYNNHEIRSGKHIGVCISVANNRLFVGSIPKSKTKEQIVEEFSKVTEGLTDVILYHQPDDKKKNRGFCFLEYEDHKTAAQARRRLMSGKVKVWGNVVTVEWADPIEDPDPEVMAKVKVLFVRNLANTVTEEILEKAFGHFGKLERVKKLKDYAFIHFDERVGAVKAMEEMNGKELEGENIEIVFAKPPDQKRKERKAQRQAAKNQMYDDYYYYGGPHMPPPSRGRGRGGRGGYGYPSDYYGYEDYYDYYGYDYHNYRGGYDDPFYGYEDFQVGARGRGGRGARGAAPSRGRGAAPPRGRAGYSQRGGPGSARGARGARGGAQQQRGRGVRGARGGRGGNVGGKRKADGYNQPDSKRRQTNNQNWGSQPIAQQPLQGGDHSGNYGYKYENQEFYQDYFGQQWK comes from the exons ATGAAGACctacagacagagagagaaacaAGGGACCAAGGTAGCAGATTCTAGTAAAGGACCAGATGAGTCTAAAATAAAG GCACTCCTGGAAAGAACAGGCTATACTTTGGATGTGACAACCGGTCAAAGAAAATATGGTGGACCTCCACCAGACTCTGTACATTCTGGTCAACAGCCTTCCGTTGGCACAGAG atattTGTTGGTAAGATCCCAAGAGATCTATTTGAAGATGAACTTGTTCCACTTTTTGAGAAAGCAGGAACAATTTGGGATCTGCGTTTAATGATGGATCCTTTGACTGGTTTAAATAGGGGATATGCGTTTGTTACTTTCTGTACAAAAGAAGCTGCACAGGAGGCTGTTAAACTG tACAATAACCATGAGATCCGGTCAGGGAAGCATATTGGTGTGTGCATTTCTGTTGCCAATAATAGGCTATTTGTTGGTTCGATtccaaaaagtaaaacaaaggaGCAAATTGTTGAAGAATTTAGTAAAGTTACTg AGGGACTtactgatgtcatattgtaccATCAACCAGATGATAAGAAAAAGAATAGAGGATTTTGCTTTCTTGAATACGAAGATCATAAAACTGCAGCTCAAGCTAGGCGTAGATTGATGAGTGGCAAAGTAAAAGTATGGGGCAATGTGGTGACCGTGGAATGGGCTGACCCGATTGAAGACCCAGATCCTGAGGTCATGGCAAAG gtTAAGGTTTTGTTTGTCCGTAACCTTGCAAATACCGTTACTGAGGAAATCCTTGAAAAGGCGTTTGGCCACTTTGGTAAACTGGAGCGAGTCAAGAAGCTAAAAGATTATGCTTTTATTCACTTTGATGAGCGAGTTGGTGCTGTAAAG gCAATGGAAGAAATGAATGGAAAAGAATTAGAAGGAGAGAACATTGAAATCGTTTTTGCAAAGCCACCagatcaaaaaagaaaagaacgcAAAGCACAGAGACAAGCTGCTAAAAATCAAAT GTACgatgactattattattacggtGGTCCTCACATGCCGCCTCCTTCAAGAGGACGTGGCagagggggcagaggtggttaTGGATATCCATCTGACTATTATGGCTATGAAGATTATTATGATTACTATGGCTATGATTACCATAATTATCGTGGTGGATATGACGATCCGTTCTATGGTTATGAAGACTTTCAAGTCGGAGCTAGAGGCAGGGGTGGTAGAGGAGCAAGGGGTGCTGCTCCATCCAGAGGACGCGGGGCTGCTCCTCCCCGTGGTAGAGCCGGTTATTCACAGAGAGGAGGCCCAGGATCAGCAAGAGGAGCCCGAGGTGCGAGAGGAGGTGCCCAGCAACAAAGAGGCCGCGGGGTACGTGGTGCGAGGGGTGGCCGCGGTGGAAATGTAGGAGGAAAGCGCAAAGCTGATGGGTACAACCAGCCAGATTCCAAGCGGCGCCAGACCAATAATCAGAACTGGGGCTCCCAACCCATTGCTCAGCAACCGCTCCAAGGTGGTGATCATTCTGGTAACTATGGTTACAAATATGAAAACCAGGAGTTTTATCAGGATTATTTTGGGCAACAGTGGAAGTAG